Below is a window of Humulus lupulus chromosome 9, drHumLupu1.1, whole genome shotgun sequence DNA.
ACTGAAGGCGAAGAAGCTTCTCGCTTGAGTCGTTGTTTGTGCTGCGCCGATTGGCTTGTGCGCTTCTGCTGCACTGCCGATTCCGATAGTATGGACATCGATGCCTCTTATCCATCTTCTCTTCCTACTCATCATATCAAGCCCCGTGATCGAGTCGTTCGGGTATGATTCCGCTTCTTCATTTTCATTTTCTGATTCATTGTGTGTTTTTGGTTTAAATGTTGGATTGTGGCTTAATTTGAGTGTGAAGTCGGGTAATTGAATTGGAATTTTGGTTAGATGTGTGTGTATGTGTTTGAGTTTCGTTTATTGATGGAAATGAAATGTCGTTTCCTATCTTGATGGTGTTGCTTTTACAATTTACCAGAGGCTTACACAACTTGGAGTCCCTGTGGAGTTACTTGATCAGTACCAACGAGGGTTAGTTGCTTTTGTTAAAGATGATAAATCTCGGATACCGGAGGTGGTTTCAGCTGTCTTACCTACGGATGAGGAGGTGGCGGAATGTATTCGTGAATCTAAGCCTGGGTTAAGAAAACAATTGGCATGGCCGACAATGAAAGTTTTCTTCCAAGAGAGCATGGGATGGTTGCAGTGGTTGATGTTTGAGGGTGAACCAGCCAGCGCCTTGAGGACGCTTGCCAACTTGAGTGTCGGGCAGCGCGGTGTATGTGGCTCTATTTGGGGACAAAATGATATAGCTTATAGGTGTAAAACTTGTGAGCATGACCCAACATGTGCAATCTGCGTTCCCTGTTTTCAGAATGGGAACCATGAGGACCATGATTACTCGGTAATCTATACGGGCGGAGGTTGCTGTGACTGTGGGGATGTGACGGCATGGAAGAGAGAAGGCTTTTGCTCAAAGCATAAGGGTGCAGAACAGATACAACCTCTTCCTGATGAGTATGCGAACTCTGTTGGTCCTGTTCTTGATGCCCTTCTTGTTTGCTGGAAAAAAAAGCTAATGAATGCTGAGACAACTTTTAAGGAAAACTCTAGAGCGAATGAACGTGTTACAGATCGTAAGAAGGTTGCAACTGAGCTGACGTTTGTTGTTGTTCAGATGCTTTTAGAGTTCTGTAAGCAGAGTGAgagtttgcttagttttatttcaAAGAGGGTTTACTCATCACCTGGTTTGTTGGAGATTCTAGTGAGAGCAGAAAGGTTTGTACACGATACTGTTGTGAAAGACCTTCATGAGTTGCTCCTGAAATTGCTGGGAGAACCTCATTTCAAATATGAATTTGCTAAAGTATTTCTCGGTTATTACCCTACTGTTGTAAGTAGTGTCATAAAAGAGTCAAGCGACGTTGCTTTGAAAAAGTATCCTCTTCTTCCTACATTCTCCGTGCAAATATTTACTGTTCCCACTTTGACTCCTCGGCTTGTGAAAGAAATGAACCTTTTAACTACGTTATTGGATTGTTTGAGAGATATCTTCAGTTCTTGTGCTGGTGACGATGGTCGTTTACAGGTAATTCATTACTTTCTTTATTTAAATACGTTATGTTTCTTTTTAGATGCATTCTTTGCGATAGCTACATGGAATTTATGACTAGTCCAACTTCTAGTTCATTTGTTTGTTGTATTTTTGCAAGCAGAGATGTTATAATGCTTCTTTCGAGTTTCAAATTTTTGGTTCTATTATATCTTTAGTAATCAAACTGCATTGGCTTTTCGAGCTTTATGTTATCCTGCCAGAATttatctgaattttttttttttttttaaatgtagttTATACAATATTGCCTTCTTCAGGAAGGGGCagtagaatattttatttagaataatTCCATGCCTTAATCTCTCTGCTCCAATATTCTTATATGGATATTTAGTGCTGCATCAGGAAATCCATATCCATGCATAATTACTGCTATTTAGTTTTGCTTTCCATCATTTTGCTTCTTTGTTTCAACAGTCAGTTTGTATCTGGAATATAATCTTATGGAGGTCTGCTTTTTCAAGAATATGTTCTTTTAGAAGAATAAAGTAACTAACTTATTACGTTAAATATTTGTTTGCATAGAAGCTGAACTGAAAGACTTTTAGAACCGCCACCATGCTATCAATATCTTGACCTCTTTATGAGAAGATTTTAAAACCTTAGTTGGTATGTATGTAtctatatatcatatatatgtatcaatatataaatatgtcAAACCTAGCGTTAATTCTATTTGTCACTTTAGTTGATCAATTCTAGGTGTATTACACAGGAGCTCTTTGGTTTTTATAGCACAGTTTGTTCTCTCCCCCAACCTTTCTGCAATTTTTTTTAAGGATCTACTACAGAGATTAATGATTTCTTCTTGCAGATTAACAAGTGGGGGAATTTGCATGAGATCACCCTTCGTGTGGTTGAAGACATTCGATTTGTTATGAGTCATTCTGGAGTGCCCAGTTATGTAACCAGAGTTCAACCAGATATCACAAGTACTTGGATGAGACTCTTGAATTATGTGCAAGGGATGAACCCTCAAAAGAGAGAAACAGGACTTCATATCGAAGAAGAAAATGAGCACATGCATTTACCATTTGTCTTGGGTCATTCTATTGCCAATATTCACTGCCTTTTGGTGGATGGAGCATTTTCAATTGCTAGTGGCGAAGAGACGGATGATGAGATTGTTTTAGAAACATATAAGCTAGATACTGATGATGGAGATAGCCTAAGACATTCAAAAGTAGGACGTATGTCCCAGGAAAGTTCTGCATGCTGTGCAAGTGGGAGGTGCACTTCATCTATGTTATCCCCCATGCTCGTTGAGAATAAATTTGATTCGGCTTCTAGTCTCTTAGTTCCCCCATCTGTGACATGTTTAACACACGAGTGTTTGAAAGCAATTGATAATTGGTTGGCAGTTGATAATACTTCTGGGGCTCAATGGTCTCCTAGTTCAAGTAATATCCCCACCAGCAATCTTTCAGCATTGAAGAGAACATTATCCAAGATTGGACAAGGCAGATACATATTTGGTAGACTTGCTAGTTCAAGTGAAGATCATGGCGGACAAGCTTCTTCACATGCACAAAGTGGTTTCCGTTTAAGTAGTAGTGTGCAAAATGGAAAAAGTACTGGGATGGAGAGTAGGTTAACAGTAACTGGTGAGAGTGACTCAGCTAATTCATGCACACGTGCAAGTATTGATGATACTACAGTTGAAGGTGATGGTGCGATGGACTTGGCTGCTCTACGTGTTTCGGATTGGCCTGACATAGTATATGATGTTAGTTCACAAGATGTATCAGTTCACATTCCTTTACATCGATTTCTTTCCTTGCTTCTACAGAAAGCGTTGAGGAGATGTTTTGGTGAATCTGTAGTGCCCTATATTTCTACTGCTTCTGTGTTGTCATTGCCAATCTACACTGACTTCTTTGGAAAAATCCTCAGTGGCTGCCACCCATATGGATTTTCTGCCTTTGCTATGGAGCATCCTTTAAGGATTAGGGTATTTTGTGCTGAGGTACATGCTGGAATGTGGCGGAAGAATGGGGATGCGGCCATGTTATCTTGTGAGTGGTACCGTTCAGTACGTTGGTAAGTAGATTCTTATGGAATACTTGTGACGAAAGCACACACCCTCAAAGCACTCTTAAATAAATATTAGaaatgtcacattatttaatgaTGCTACTTAGGGTTCTTTTTCATGGTGTATTACTGCAGGTCTGAACAAGGTTTGGAGCTTGATCTTTTTCTGTTACAGTGTGCTGCTGCTATGGCTCCAGCTGATCCATACATTTATAGAATTTTAGAACGCTTTGGACTGTCTAACTACCTTTCTCTGAATGTTGAGCGCTCAAGTGAGTATGAACCAATCTTAGTTCAAGAAATGCTTACTCTTATTATACAAATTGTCAAAGGAAGGCGATTTTGTGGGTTAACCAAAACTGACAGCTTAAAACAAGAGTTGGTTTACAAGTTAGCCATTGGTGATTCGACTCATAGTCAATTAGTGAAATCTCTTCCTCGTGATCTCTCCAAGTTTGAACAGCTCCAGAAAATTTTGGATGAAATCGCTGTGTATTCTAATCCATCTGGCTTCAATCAGGGCACCTATTCACTACACTGGACATTTTGGAGCGACCTGGATTTATATCATCCTCGTTGGAACTCTAGGGATTTACAAGTAGCAGAAGAAAGATATTTGCGCTTTCGTGGTGTTTCTGCGTTGACTGGTCAGCTGCCAAGGTGGAGCAAGATATATCCTCCTCTGAAGGGAGTAGCTAGAGTGGTTACTTGTAAAGCAGTCCTTCAAATTGTTCGTTCTGTTCTGTTTTATGCGGTTTTCACTGACAAATTAATTGAATCACGTGCTCCTGATGGTGTTCTTATAACTTCATTGCACTTGCTCTCATTAGCGTTAGACACATGCTTTCAACACAGGGACTCTGGAGATCTGTCCTGTTATGATGGAGATTCAATTCCCATGCTAGCTTTTGCTGGTGAAGAAATTAGTGAGGGATTAAATTATGGTGCTGGTGAACAAAGTTTGTTGTCACTTCTTGTCTTATTGATGAGAATGCATAAGAAAGAAAATTCAGAAAATTTATCGGATGCAGGCAGTTGCAATCTTTCTTCTTTAATTGAAAAATTGTTGAAGAAGTTTGCTGAAATTGATTTTGGATGCATGACCAAACTGCAACAACTTGCACCTGAAGTGGTCAGTGATCTTACACAACCCTCTCCCACTGATGATACAGATGCCTCGAGATCAGCATCTGATGGTGAGAAGCGCAAGGCAAAAGCTCGAGAGCGGCAGGCTGCAATATTGGCAAAAATGAGAGCTGATCAAGCTAAGTTTATGGCTAACATTGATACCACAGCAGATGATGATTCAAAATCTGAACAGGAATATAGTAACATGGATGTTGAAGATGAACCAGAAGAATCTGCACAAGTTGTATGCTCTCTTTGTCATGATCCAAATTCTAAAAGTCCTGTATCGTACTTGATTCTTCTCCAGAAATCAAAGCTTATGAGTTTTGTTGATAGAGGTCCCCCATCTTGGGAGCATCCTCACCAATTAAGCAAGGAGCGTGTAACTATGGCCACAAATAGGAAGACCGATCAACCTGGATCGGGAAGTCTTTCAGTTGGTTCTGGATTGTTGTCGTCTTCTGAGTTGGCACAGTGGGTTCAGAATGCAGTCACGGAATTTGCGTATCATGGCCAACCTAGGGAAGTTGATGCTTTTCTGGAATTTTTCAAGGGTCAATTACCTGCATTAACAAGTATTCACGTACCATGTGTATCAAATGATGAAAAGGAGCGGGATTTTAGTTTCTTAGAGATATCAGAAGAAGATATGTACCTATTGATTCAAAGAGAAATGCAAGAGAACATGTCGTCTTCAAGTTTTCTGGAAGACCTGAAACTTTCAGCTGCTATGGGTAGTTCAAGTTCTGAGAGAAGGAAATTGACTGAAACTATGTTTCTTGGAAAATATGTAGCAGCTGTTTCATGTGAGATGGCAGAAAATCCTTCAGCTTCTGACAATGTACGTACCGACAAGTTTCCAAAAGAGTCTATGCATCTCCCAGCATGTGATGGATTTGGCCCGGAAGATTGTGATGGAATAGTTCTTTCCTCATGTGGGCATGCTGTGCATCAAGGTTGCCTTGATCGGTATCTACATTCATTAAAAGAAAGGTAACTTCTTATGGAACCATGACAGAtctttattttgttgttattacTGAAACCAAATTATGAGGCTTGGGATTTTCACAACCTATCCAGATTTACTTTAAAATGGTCTgggtccccccccccccctctggCTGTTATGAATTTGGTAGAGCAGttacgaaaaaaaaaaaaaaaaaagaacctgGTAAACCTATactgagtttttgaatgttatgatgTCATAAAATGATGGCCTTATCATTTCATCAGTTTTGGAATAATTTTCTTTCTAGAATGATTTCTTTAAGCTAATGCTCTCCAAAAGCTTAGAATGGTAtcctctttatttttatttttttttggtaatattgTTTCATAAATGGTGATCAATCCATCACCTTGAGGCAAGGCAAGGGTACTGAAGGGAACTAGAAGGATGCTAAttgcatatatatttttttctcttctaAATGTAAAATGCTACCGCCGTCATTAAAATTTAGATCAATGTCAATTTTTACTGTCCTTCAATCATTAAAACTCTCTTCAAAggatttgggttttttttttaatatatattcatGCAGATATCTCCGAAGAATTGTCTTTGAAGGAGGGCATATTGTAGATCCAGATCAGGTATTTCTGTTttctttattgttattattagtattgttctTTTAAACAGAGATGGATGTGACTATGttctctttatttatttttattatagggGGAGTTTCTCTGCCCAGTATGTCGTAGGCTTGCAAATTCCATTCTACCTGAATTTCCTGGCGAGTCCCAGAAGGTTTTGAAGCAGCCCCATAATTCAAGTGCTGGTTCACCAAATGCTCCTGGCTCCTCGTACAAATCATGTGAAGATATGAGCTTGCTTCGCCTTCAGCAAGGCTTGGCTCTTCTACACTCTGCAGCAAATGTAGCCTTTGGGCTTGAAACCCTTAAAGGTGTCCCGTTGCATAAAAATGAGAGAACGAGCCCAAATCTTGAACCTGTGTCTCGTGTTCTCTCTAAAATATATCTATCAAATAGACAGGATAAGCTTGTTGGATCCTCCAGGGTAAGCCACTCAATGCTTATGTGGGACATTCTTAAGCACTCCCTTCTATCAATGGAAATTGCTGCCAGATGTGGAAGGACATATACGACTCCAACATATGACCTCAATGCCTTGTATAAGGAACTTGAGTCTTCCAGTGGATTTATATTATCCTTATTGCTAAAAGTTGTTCGAAGCACACAGAGTGAGAATTCTCTTAATGTACTTCAGAGGTTTAGGGGGATTCAAAGCTTTGCAGATTCTATTTGCTCTGCAGTTTCCTTGCATCATAATAACATTGCAAATGAACCAGGTATTTTCAATAGATGGTCTtgcattttcatattttttttcagtttttcttGTGAGCTTTGCTTTCCCAATCTCTCTTTGTTTGCTttctttgtgtttttcttctcCCTATTTCCTCTTGTGGTGTTCTCTCTCTATTTtgttctatattatatatatatgtatataaatacacACTATTCCATATTAGTGTCGAGTGTCCTAGCTGATTTGTCACGCTCTTCTTTGCAGACAATATGCTACATATTTTCAATAATATTGATACGGGTGTATCTGTTTCTGATATTCAATTTTGGAATCGAGCTTCTGATCCTACTCTTTCCCGTGATCCTTTTTCATCATTAATGTGGGTTCTCTTTTGTCTTCCATACCCTTTTCTATCATGTGAGGAGTCCCTTTTACATCTCATACATGTCTTCTATGCAGTCACTGTAGTTCAGGTACACACTCTTTATTGCTTTCTTATTTGTAGTTTGATGATGATTTTTCTACTCAGTATCCTCTAATGTTATGTGTTTGATTGAATGCAGGCTATAATTACGTACTGTGGGAAACATAAATGCAAAACAAGTGAATTAGGTGTTAATGATTGCTTGATTACAGACATATTGAAACTCATGGAAGAATCTGAATGTGCACAGGAATATTTTGTTTCAAACTATAATGGTAGTTCTGATAATATAAGGAATGTAATTAGGAGCTTGAGTTTCCCATATTTGCGGAGGTGTGCATTGCTTTGGAAACTACTGACCTCCTCTTTCCGAGCACCATTCTACGATAGGGATAGGGTATTGGATAGATCTCATTCTATCAATGACTTGATGGATAGCACTGTCAGTGGCCACACCGAGTTTAATGAAATTGAAAGGCTGGAGAACATGTTCAAGATTCCCCCATTGGATTTTATTCTTAAGGATGAACTGCTACGCTCCCTTTCTTTGAAATGGTTCCAACATTTTCACATTGAGTTTAAACTCCATAGATTTCAGAAAAAAATGCATTGCAACCCTGCAGTACCATTTCAGTTGATGCATTTGCCACGAGTATACCATGATATCTTGCAGAGGttatttctttgttttctttcacATTTTGTTTGCTAGAAAttgtattaaaatttaaaactcatACATATAGCATGT
It encodes the following:
- the LOC133801436 gene encoding E3 ubiquitin-protein ligase PRT6, with protein sequence MDIDASYPSSLPTHHIKPRDRVVRRLTQLGVPVELLDQYQRGLVAFVKDDKSRIPEVVSAVLPTDEEVAECIRESKPGLRKQLAWPTMKVFFQESMGWLQWLMFEGEPASALRTLANLSVGQRGVCGSIWGQNDIAYRCKTCEHDPTCAICVPCFQNGNHEDHDYSVIYTGGGCCDCGDVTAWKREGFCSKHKGAEQIQPLPDEYANSVGPVLDALLVCWKKKLMNAETTFKENSRANERVTDRKKVATELTFVVVQMLLEFCKQSESLLSFISKRVYSSPGLLEILVRAERFVHDTVVKDLHELLLKLLGEPHFKYEFAKVFLGYYPTVVSSVIKESSDVALKKYPLLPTFSVQIFTVPTLTPRLVKEMNLLTTLLDCLRDIFSSCAGDDGRLQINKWGNLHEITLRVVEDIRFVMSHSGVPSYVTRVQPDITSTWMRLLNYVQGMNPQKRETGLHIEEENEHMHLPFVLGHSIANIHCLLVDGAFSIASGEETDDEIVLETYKLDTDDGDSLRHSKVGRMSQESSACCASGRCTSSMLSPMLVENKFDSASSLLVPPSVTCLTHECLKAIDNWLAVDNTSGAQWSPSSSNIPTSNLSALKRTLSKIGQGRYIFGRLASSSEDHGGQASSHAQSGFRLSSSVQNGKSTGMESRLTVTGESDSANSCTRASIDDTTVEGDGAMDLAALRVSDWPDIVYDVSSQDVSVHIPLHRFLSLLLQKALRRCFGESVVPYISTASVLSLPIYTDFFGKILSGCHPYGFSAFAMEHPLRIRVFCAEVHAGMWRKNGDAAMLSCEWYRSVRWSEQGLELDLFLLQCAAAMAPADPYIYRILERFGLSNYLSLNVERSSEYEPILVQEMLTLIIQIVKGRRFCGLTKTDSLKQELVYKLAIGDSTHSQLVKSLPRDLSKFEQLQKILDEIAVYSNPSGFNQGTYSLHWTFWSDLDLYHPRWNSRDLQVAEERYLRFRGVSALTGQLPRWSKIYPPLKGVARVVTCKAVLQIVRSVLFYAVFTDKLIESRAPDGVLITSLHLLSLALDTCFQHRDSGDLSCYDGDSIPMLAFAGEEISEGLNYGAGEQSLLSLLVLLMRMHKKENSENLSDAGSCNLSSLIEKLLKKFAEIDFGCMTKLQQLAPEVVSDLTQPSPTDDTDASRSASDGEKRKAKARERQAAILAKMRADQAKFMANIDTTADDDSKSEQEYSNMDVEDEPEESAQVVCSLCHDPNSKSPVSYLILLQKSKLMSFVDRGPPSWEHPHQLSKERVTMATNRKTDQPGSGSLSVGSGLLSSSELAQWVQNAVTEFAYHGQPREVDAFLEFFKGQLPALTSIHVPCVSNDEKERDFSFLEISEEDMYLLIQREMQENMSSSSFLEDLKLSAAMGSSSSERRKLTETMFLGKYVAAVSCEMAENPSASDNVRTDKFPKESMHLPACDGFGPEDCDGIVLSSCGHAVHQGCLDRYLHSLKERYLRRIVFEGGHIVDPDQGEFLCPVCRRLANSILPEFPGESQKVLKQPHNSSAGSPNAPGSSYKSCEDMSLLRLQQGLALLHSAANVAFGLETLKGVPLHKNERTSPNLEPVSRVLSKIYLSNRQDKLVGSSRVSHSMLMWDILKHSLLSMEIAARCGRTYTTPTYDLNALYKELESSSGFILSLLLKVVRSTQSENSLNVLQRFRGIQSFADSICSAVSLHHNNIANEPDNMLHIFNNIDTGVSVSDIQFWNRASDPTLSRDPFSSLMWVLFCLPYPFLSCEESLLHLIHVFYAVTVVQAIITYCGKHKCKTSELGVNDCLITDILKLMEESECAQEYFVSNYNGSSDNIRNVIRSLSFPYLRRCALLWKLLTSSFRAPFYDRDRVLDRSHSINDLMDSTVSGHTEFNEIERLENMFKIPPLDFILKDELLRSLSLKWFQHFHIEFKLHRFQKKMHCNPAVPFQLMHLPRVYHDILQRCIKQSCPACNSVLEDPALCLLCGRLCSPNWKSCCRESGCQTHAMGCGAGTGIFLLIKRTTILLQRSARQAPWPSLYLDAFGEEDIDMGRGKPLYLNDERYAALTYMVASHGLDRSSRVLGQTTIGSFFTV